One window from the genome of Dermacentor silvarum isolate Dsil-2018 chromosome 7, BIME_Dsil_1.4, whole genome shotgun sequence encodes:
- the LOC119459601 gene encoding uncharacterized protein LOC119459601 — MNRWQRYLEESELYPNSIIGFRNKLGKQDAKILLKNEIIDDMTAAKDNRAILGLDLQSAFDKVRHSAILAQVCRLNMGRKTYEYIKDFLTERTTEICAGDLQLAEKKLGSFGTPQGSVISPLLFNLVMIGVGNRLERVTRVRHTIYADDVTLWVPGGSDGHIETTLQEAVNAIEEQLDGSGFVCSPAKSELLVMPPKGAGRKTQNMEFKYEHPKITIKTAVGQVIPEVEKIRVLGLLIERNRVNGETVNKLAGKAAAAMKLIKRVSNRRAGMKEESLTRLVQSFAVSHITYVAAFHNWRPSERNKIDATIRKAYKAALGFLGSTSTEKFMALGVHSTLDKIAEAHRTAQLERLSEPRTGRQILRDLGFEAREGKQQNNAPIPDSINRKLRVCPITKNVNPEHNKERRLARVRALVDLHAREEGAVYVDAAEYRGSNDAYAAVVVGASTGATKTAASVRTREAHQAEEVAIALAVSDPGCTTVLCDSRTAVKNNAKGMVCSEAARILRKFEDIWRESAAVIKGFPAHMGSDVSERGNANHNKTANAAARGQTNRAAANTADSECWSRYSANHKMTTFNEIVKWYRLNRQTMPPPHPGLTRKEAVLYRQLQRGSLLTPVLAKHVCPSVYTSDVCRLCAKERATAAHILWDSGVNPREASEKTTIPPQLEATTRIYDQETQLKAIQQVSAALERQRPSETEEKGGGTPRKGAVALSDPRK, encoded by the coding sequence ATGAACAGGTGGCAGCGTTACCTGGAAGAATCGGAGCTCTACCCAAATTCCATCATAGGGTTTCGGAACAAGCTCGGGAAGCAAGACGCCAAGATCTTACTGAAGAACGAGATCATCGACGATATGACGGCCGCCAAGGACAACAGAGCCATACTTGGGCTGGACCTGCAGAGCGCCTTCGATAAAGTGAGGCACTCGGCTATCCTGGCCCAAGTATGCAGGCTAAACATGGGCAGAAAGACATACGAGTACATCAAAGACTTCCTGACGGAACGGACCACCGAAATCTGCGCGGGAGACCTGCAGCTCGCAGAGAAGAAGCTGGGCAGCTTCggaaccccgcagggctcggtgatctccccgttacTCTTCAACCTCGTGATGATCGGGGTGGGCAACCGGCTAGAAAGAGTAACGAGAGTccggcacaccatctacgccgacgacgttacgCTATGGGTACCGGGAGGAAGTGACGGACACATCGAGACAACGCTGCAAGAAGCGGTCAACGCCATCGAGGAGCAGCTAGACGGGTCTGGATTCGTCTGCTCTCCGGCCAAGTCCGAGCTGCTGGTGATGCCACCGAAAGGAGCGGGCAGGAAAACACAGAACATGGAATTCAAGTACGAGCATCCCAAGATCACGATCAAGACGGCGGTAGGACAAGTAATACCGGAGGTCGAGAAGATTCGAGTGCTCGGGCTGCTCATCGAGCGAAATCGAGTCAACGGTGAAACGGTGAACAAGCTCGCGGGCAAAGCGGCCGCGGCAATGAAACTCATCAAGAGGGTGTCCAACAGAAGAGCGGGGATGAAGGAGGAGAGCCTGACTAGGCTCGTTCAATCCTTTGCAGTTAGCCACATAacgtacgtcgccgccttccacaactggaggCCGAGTGAACGTAACAAGATAGACGCCACCATACGGAAGGCGTATAAGGCGGCACTCGGTTTCCTCGGGAGCACGAGCACCGAAAAATTCATGGCGCTGGGAGTCCACAGCACGCTGGACAAAATAGCCGAGGCACATAGAACGGCGCAACTGGAACGTCTCTCTGAACCGAGAACCGGAAGACAGATACTGCGGGACCTTGGCTTCGAGGCGAGGGAAGGCAAGCAGCAGAACAACGCACCTATACCGGATAGCATCAATAGAAAGCTCAGGGTCTGCCCGATCACGAAGAACGTGAACCCCGAGCACAACAAGGAGCGGAGGTTGGCGAGGGTCAGGGCTCTCGTGGACCTCCACGCCAGAGAAGAAGGCGCCGTctacgtggacgcggcggagtatcGAGGAAGCAACGACGCATACGCGGCGGTGGTCGTCGGAGCATCGACGGGTGCAACGAAGACCGCAGCGAGCGTCCGGACTCGAGAAGCGCACCAAGCGGAGGAGGTGGCTATCGCCTTGGCCGTCTCCGACCCCGGATGCACTACAGTGCTGTGTGACTCTAGAACGGCAGTGAAGAACAATGCCAAGGGTATGGTATGTAGTGAGGCTGCGCGCATACTGCGCAAGTTCGAAGACATCTGGCGCGAAAGTGCTGCTGTGATCAAggggtttccggcccacatgggcagtgACGTGTCGGAACGCGGGAACGCGAACCACAACAAGACGGCCAACGCAGCCGCGCGAGGACAAACCAACCGCGCGGCTGCAAACACGGCCGACTCGGAGTGTTGGTCGCGGTACAGTGCCAATCACAAGATgaccaccttcaacgaaatagtgaaatggtacagactgaacagacagactatgccaccacctcacccggggcttacccggaaggaggcagtgttatacagaCAATTACAGAGGGGGTCCCTGCTCACCCCGGTGCTAGCTAAGCACGTGTGTCCGAGTGTGTACACGAGTGACGTGTGTAGACTGTGTGCGAAGGAGAGAGCTACCGCGGCTCACATCCTTTGGGACAGTGGCGTAAATCCGAGAGAAGccagtgagaagacgacgatcccgCCGCAGCTAGAGGCTACAACGAGGATCTACGATCAAGAGACACAACTCAAGGCCATCCAGCAGGTCTCGGCAGCTCTAGAAAGGCAGCGACCGAGCGAAACCGAGGAAAAGGGGGGTGGCACCCCCAGGAAGGGGGCGGTGGCCCTCTCGGACCCGCGGAAGTAG